Part of the Marinobacterium rhizophilum genome is shown below.
GTAACTGATCAGAACTGTGGAGGCGGGAGGTATGCGCCCGGTCCCCAGTGACACTGAACTTTCCTTGTCTGAGGTTAGTCAGCCCAGGCACCACCTGGCAGTGGCCTGTCGATCGCTTCTGAGCCGAGATGCGCGTATTTTATGTTCAAAACGTTCTGTGTCCTGCGCAAGTTAACCGCTTGTCTGATCTCGCCATCCGCTTGAAGGCAGCCCTCTTTTAGCCTCACTATTTGAGCGTGCCAGTGGCCTTTTGCCCGGCATTGCGCCTCTGTCTGCAACAGCCCGGGTGTTGCCGTTGCCAGCGTGCCATTCAGGCGGAGAGTCTGAATTGTTGCAGACTCGTGACCAGGCGAGTGCGGTTGCTCACATTCAGCTTGCGGAAAATGCTGCTTAAATGGGTTTTTACCGTGTGCACGCTAAGGTTCAGGTTCAGCGCAATCTGCTTGTTGGCCAGGCCCTTGCTCAGCGAGTTGAGTACCCGAAGTTCTGTTGCCGTAAGGCCTTGCAGGGTGGAGGCGTGCAGCTCGGGAGGTTCCTGCGCCAAATCTGCTGTGTCCGGCCGGGTTTCTTCGAGTTCGATCCAGGCGATATCCTGCCTGAACTGGCGTATTGCGGCGGCGAGATCCACAGGGGTCATGCTGGCGGGCAGGACACCGCGTATGCCGGCCTGGCGCAGCTTGTGGCTCATGCGCATGTCGGGGGGGCTGCTGCACAATAGCACCGAGCCGTGCAGGTTCTCGGTCAGCTGCTTCAGTTTGCACAGGCACGAAAGCCCCGCAAGGCAGTCATCCAGAAGCAGCAGGTCGAAACCGGATTCCGCTTGCCAGTGGCGGGAAAGGTCGCGAAAGTGATCGCAGTGCGTGCTGCGATAAGGCAGATTGCTTGCATCCAGCGCAAGTTCAATGCCACGCCGGTACAGAGGCGAGGGGTGGGCGATCAGAATGTTCAGGGGACGGGTCACGGTTGTGCCTCCTCTTCTTGTTGTCGGAATGAAACCGGTTGAAGTCCGTTGTCGTGGAGTCTTCATGGCGTTTTCACAAGGTAGCTTTCACAAGGTAACCAGCAAGAACTGCGCCAGGCTGATGCCCAGCTGTGCCAAGGTGCGCTGTGGCCGGCCGCTGTTGGGGCTGCGCGGGTTTGCGCTGGCTGCACATCACTGTGGCCACACGTACGTCTGCGACAGACTGTTGCGACGGTCTGTTGCAAGCTGTCGCAACGCAGCGGTGCGATGCTAGGCGCACAGGTACGTGCCTGGACTCGGGGCTGTCTGCTTGTCTGTGCTGCCGGGCGGTATAGAAGCACGCCGGTGGTGTTGGCTTTGAACGCGCTCTGAAGGCGCCTGCGCGGTACGTCAGAGCCGCGCCATATCAGGTTACGGTATGTTTCATTGACCGATGTTGCGGCAGGTGGGATAGTTCAGCCTCAAAGTCGCCGTGGGCGTTGTCTGCTGTTCTTCTCGCGATAGCTGTCAAAGGGGCAGCTATCCGGGGTCGGCACAGAGCGCACACCAGGACAGCGCAAGGAATCATGGATATAACACGCAGTGCCCGCCGGTTACGTTGGATGTGCAGCATGCTGCCCGGTGTTCGACGTGGCTTTTGGCTGGATCCACAGATGGATGCAGTGGCGTGCTGGCCGGAGCAGGTGCGCTTGTCAGAAGATGCGAAGGATGTTGCCCGCCTGGCACACCGACAGCAGGCGCTGACGCAATCCCGCCTGGTTCTGGCGGGTGAATCCTGTTGTATTATCGCGCAGCCGCTGCGGGCGGGGCTGGGGACCCTGGTGTTTATCCTGGAAGCGGCGTCCTCGTCGGCCAGCTTTCAGCGCCTGCTGGGCTGGGCCTGCGAATGGCTGGAACAGCTGTTCGATGCGCCTGATGGGGCCGGCAGCGAACCGGGTCTGCTGTTTGATTATCTGGCCCATCGTGATCCCGAGGCGAACGTGTCTCCACGGCAGCAGCTTGAGCAGGCAGGGCTTTTCGCTCAGCGGCACTGGGGGCTCGACTGCCACGTTATCACCCAAGATCAGTGCCTTGCCCTTGGCGGTTCTGCGCCCCTCGTTCTCGATGAGGCCGAGCAGGTGGCGCTTCTTGCCGTCGCAGCCGAAGAGGGGCAGCTTATCGAGTACGAAGGCTGTGCATCGGAGCCACAAACTCGCGGTGTCGCCATCGGCCTGGGTCATGGGGCCGGGCGCGTACTGGTGCTTTTTTGTCGCAGTGGTGCCACAAGCGCTGAGGGTGACCCGGCGGGCGCCCTGACGGACGCTGAACGCAAACAGCTGCAACTGCTCGCCTTGCTGGTCCGCCAGGGCGGCACCCTGGTACCGAGCCATGCGGCGCCCCGGCCCTGGTGGCAGAAAACGCCGCAACGCCTGGCGCTGGCGGCGCTGTTGCTGGTGGCAATTGGTGCCATTCCGCTTGAATACCGCCTCAGCACGGCGGCCACCCTGGAAGGTGAAGAACAGCATGCGGTGGTGGCTCCCTTTGATGGTTTTGTCGGTGAGGTGCATTTTCGCGCCGGCGACCAGGTGGAGCAGGGCGCCGCCATCATGCAGCTGGATACCCGGGATCTTGTGCTGGCCGCTCAAAAGCTTGAGGCCGAAATCGATGAGTTCCAGCAGCAATACCGCAAGGACCTGGCGGGGCGGGAGCTGGCCGGTGCCCTGGTCTGGCGCGAGCGGCTGCAGCAATCGCAAATCCAGTTGCAGCGTGTGCAGGAGCAGGTTCAGCGCGCCGTGATTAGCGCGCCCTTCGCCGGCCACCTGATTTCGGGAAACCTCAATTACAAGCTGAATGCGCCCGTCAAGCAGGGCGATGTGCTGTACGAAATATCGTCACTGCAGGGGTACCGAATCCTGCTGGAAGTTGCCGAGTCCGATATCCGCTTCCTGGCGCCCGGGCAGCGTGGTGCCTTGCAATTGCGGGCGTTGCCGCAGCAGAACATCGGCATAGTGGTGACCCGTATTCTGCCGGTGCCGGTACGGGCGCAGAACCTGCAGTCCTACCTGGCAGAAGCCACCCTGGATGCTGATGTGGACGGGCTGCAGCCCGGCATGGAGGGGGTGGCCAAAGTCGCAGTGGGCAAGAGTCCGCTGGCCTGGATTACCTTCCACCATCTGGTCGACTGGCTAAGGGTGCAGTGGTGGCTATGGACGCCCTGAATCCGGCTGTGGCCATGCATCCCTATTATCTGGCGCTCAGGTCGGTGCCCCTTGCGCTGCATCCAGAGCTTGAACACAGCGTACAGCAGGCACGTGATGGCCGCTGGGTGGTGCTCTCTCTCGTTGGGGGCGATGCCCATTATCGCTGTCGAGAGCGCGTTTTTCATTGGCTGCAACAACTGGATGGCCAGCTGACGCTGGATGACATGCTGGGGCTGCTTGCCCCGGGCCCGGAGCAGGATCAGGGCCTGCGGGTGCTCCATGCACTCTATCAGGCCGGTTTTCTGGATGTATCGCCTCCAGCGCAAGGCGACGGGGCGCACTGGCGGCGGCGCCTGGGATCTTTCCTGATGTTGCGCCTGGGCGTACAGGCGCCGGAAATGCTGGTGGTTCTGCTGCAATGGCTGGCACCGCGCGTGCTGCGCGGCGGCGCTGGCTGGTGCTGGGGGCTCTGGGTTCTGTGGGGCCTGTATTACGCTGGCGGACAGCAGGCGGCCCTGCTGGAACACTGGGACAGCCGCTTCCTCGATCCCTCCAGCCTGCTGCTGCTTTACCTGGCTTATCCGCTGCTCAAGCTGGTACATGAGCTGGCCCATGCTCTGGCTCTGGTGCGCTGGGGCGGGCGTCCTGGTCAGATCGGCGTGATGCTGATGGTGTTTGTACCGCTGCCCTTTGTCGATGCCAGTGCCGCCCACCACTTTAGCCGTCGTCGTCAGCGCATTCTGGTGGGCAGTGCCGGCGTTATGGCGGAACTGGGCCTGGCCGTGGCCGGCCTGCTGCTATGGTCACAAAGCAATGAAGGTGTGTGGCGCGATCTGGGTTTTAATATCGCCTTTATCGGTGCGGTCAGCAGTGTACTGTTTAATGGCAACCCGCTAATGCGCTTTGATGGGTATTATGTGCTCAGTGATGCGCTAAAAGTACATAATTTGAACAGTCGCAGTTTCCGTTATCTCGGATCCGTGCTCCGACGTTATATCTGGGCCTTCGATCCTGTCGAACCTATCGCCGGCAACCGCCGCGAGGCCTGGATTCTGGGCAGTTACGGTGTACTGGCGTTTATTTACCGCTGTTTCGTCTATTACTGGATTTGCTATTATCTTTTGACGCATTTTTTTGTGCTTGGGGTAATACTTTCGGCACTGGCTTTTTATCTGTTGTTTCTAACGCCAGTGTACAAGGCCACGGTCGGGATCTGCCGGGAAGCGCGCACAAATAAAAAGCTTCCGCGCACGGCTTTCAGCACTGCGCTGCTGTCTGGCTTGCTCGGCTGGGCGGTGTTCGGTTATCAGGGGAACCTGAGCTGGGCACTGGAAGCGGCGGTGCAGATACCGCCCCAGGCACAGGTCAGGGCAATGGAAGCCGGTTTCGTGGTAGTGCCGCTACTGGCCCACGGCAGCCAGGTTGAACCCGGAGCGCGGCTGTTTGAACTGGATTCGGCCGAATTGAAGATGCAGTATCGCCTGGCGCAAAGCGAGCTGAGTGAATTGCGCCGGTTGTACCACCAGGGCCTTGGGCAGGGTCGCAGTGAGTCCCTAAAATGGCAGGCGCGCCTGGAGGCCAAGGCTGGCGAGCTCCAAAGCCTGCGCCAGCGCCTTGGCAATCTGCGGGTCAATGCGCAGACACAGGGCCAGTTCGTGCACGCGGATTTGTCCAACCGTACGGCGCGTTTTATTTCCCAGGGGGATCTGGTGGGCTACGTACTGGAACCCGGTGCACGCCTGAACCTGATTGTGGCGGTGCGACAGCTGGCCGCGGACCTGGTGAACCTGCACAACCCGGAGGCGGAAGTTCGCTTTGAGGCAACGCCGGACCGGGTGTTTCGGGCCCGCCTGGTTCGCCAAACCGCGGCGGCGACCCATGAATTGATGGATCCGGCATTCGGTTCTGATCAAGGTGGCGGCATTCCGGTCGATATAAGAGATGATGAGCCCCGGGCAAAGGAGCGGGTCTTCTATTTCGAACTCGAACTTGAGGCTCCCTGGACAGAAAACTACCTGCCGCGCCTGGCGCAGGTAAAGCTGGCGTTACCCGGGGTGACGCTGTTTGAAAAATGGACAATCTTCTGGCGTGACAGATTGCTTACCGAATTTGGCTGGTTGTAGGTCAAGGAGTGTTGAATGCGGGTCATTGGTGTGCTGTGTTTGAGTCTTGCGTTGCCTGCATGGGGCGAGGCGCCGGCGGCGGCCTCCGAATATGGGGCGGCGGTTCCGGCGGACCCCTATGGTGTGGATGGCGAACTGCCCGCACTGGATTGCCTGATCAGCCCGGGCAAGGTGGTCAATATCAGCAGCCCGGTGCCGGGGGTCATTGACCGGCTGCATGTCGAGCGCGGAGACCTGATTGAATCCGCGGCGCCGGTGGCCGAACTTGAATCCGAGATTGAAAAGGCGACCCTGGCACTGGCCCTTACCCGGGCACAGATGGTAGCTGAATCCGAGGGTGAGCGGGTTAACGTCAATTTCGACCAGCTGCAGCAGGAACGCTTCGTCAAACTCTCGGCCCGCAACATGGTTGCACAGCGCGAGCGCGATGAGGCACAACGTTCAATGCAGTTGTCACGCTGGCGATTGCAGCAAAGCGAAGAACTGCGGCGGGTTCGTCAGCACGAATACCTGCTGGCCGAGGCCCAGTTGAAGCAAAAACATATCCAGAGCCCTATTTCCGGACGTGTGGTGGATGTGTTCCGCCATGCCGGCGAATACGTCGACGAGGAGCCGATACTGCAGGTCGCTCAGCTTGATCCACTGCGGGTTGAGGTCATTGTCCCCATGCACCTGTATGGGCGGGTGGAAGCTGGAATGACCGCGAGCGTCTATCCTGAAGTGACGCCGACCCAGGCCTACGAGGCGAAAGTGACCCTGGTTGACCCGGTCGGGGATGCGGCCAGTGGCACCTTTGGGGTGCGCCTGGAGCTGGCAAACCCGCAGGGACAGCTGCCAGCAGGAATGAAATGTGCGCTTAATTTTGCCACCGTAACCATGGCCACGGCCGATAGCCCGGCTGCTACGGGGCTGGCGACGGTGCAAGAGCCTTGAGCGAAATCAGACGGCCGTCCTGCACGGGCGTCGCACAGGGAGACAAAGGCTGTATGGCAACAGGCAAACGCCGTTATTCCGAAGCTGAGAAGGATTTCGCATTCGAGCGGCTGGAGCCCCGCATCATGCTGTCGGCCGACCCGCTGCTGGAGCCACTGCTGCCCCTGCTGATTGACCGCGATGGCGAATCCCCGCTGCTGGATACGGGCTTTGATACGGCTGCGTCTGTGCTGC
Proteins encoded:
- a CDS encoding response regulator transcription factor; its protein translation is MTRPLNILIAHPSPLYRRGIELALDASNLPYRSTHCDHFRDLSRHWQAESGFDLLLLDDCLAGLSCLCKLKQLTENLHGSVLLCSSPPDMRMSHKLRQAGIRGVLPASMTPVDLAAAIRQFRQDIAWIELEETRPDTADLAQEPPELHASTLQGLTATELRVLNSLSKGLANKQIALNLNLSVHTVKTHLSSIFRKLNVSNRTRLVTSLQQFRLSA
- a CDS encoding efflux RND transporter periplasmic adaptor subunit, whose translation is MLPGVRRGFWLDPQMDAVACWPEQVRLSEDAKDVARLAHRQQALTQSRLVLAGESCCIIAQPLRAGLGTLVFILEAASSSASFQRLLGWACEWLEQLFDAPDGAGSEPGLLFDYLAHRDPEANVSPRQQLEQAGLFAQRHWGLDCHVITQDQCLALGGSAPLVLDEAEQVALLAVAAEEGQLIEYEGCASEPQTRGVAIGLGHGAGRVLVLFCRSGATSAEGDPAGALTDAERKQLQLLALLVRQGGTLVPSHAAPRPWWQKTPQRLALAALLLVAIGAIPLEYRLSTAATLEGEEQHAVVAPFDGFVGEVHFRAGDQVEQGAAIMQLDTRDLVLAAQKLEAEIDEFQQQYRKDLAGRELAGALVWRERLQQSQIQLQRVQEQVQRAVISAPFAGHLISGNLNYKLNAPVKQGDVLYEISSLQGYRILLEVAESDIRFLAPGQRGALQLRALPQQNIGIVVTRILPVPVRAQNLQSYLAEATLDADVDGLQPGMEGVAKVAVGKSPLAWITFHHLVDWLRVQWWLWTP
- a CDS encoding efflux RND transporter periplasmic adaptor subunit; protein product: MRVIGVLCLSLALPAWGEAPAAASEYGAAVPADPYGVDGELPALDCLISPGKVVNISSPVPGVIDRLHVERGDLIESAAPVAELESEIEKATLALALTRAQMVAESEGERVNVNFDQLQQERFVKLSARNMVAQRERDEAQRSMQLSRWRLQQSEELRRVRQHEYLLAEAQLKQKHIQSPISGRVVDVFRHAGEYVDEEPILQVAQLDPLRVEVIVPMHLYGRVEAGMTASVYPEVTPTQAYEAKVTLVDPVGDAASGTFGVRLELANPQGQLPAGMKCALNFATVTMATADSPAATGLATVQEP